DNA from Poecilia reticulata strain Guanapo linkage group LG20, Guppy_female_1.0+MT, whole genome shotgun sequence:
ATACTATTAGTGAGAAACAGATTATTGAAATACAGAAATCAATCAATTTGCTATTTTACCATTTCTACAGCATTTCTTCCATATGATTATTgctgcaacaataaaaacaccaacaacaacaacaacaccgATGATGATGCTGATCTGATGATGAGTTCGActctctgaaataaaaaacaggaaagtttttctgaattaataacttttaataaaaagtgtttgtcATTTCCTAACTGTCGTTCAGACAgccatgacctttgacctcaccTTGGTTGATCCTCACACAGGTCTTTGTAATAATCGTCTCATCTTTGTTGCTGAGTTCGCAGGTGTAGACCCCCTCCCGCTGTGATGTCATATCCTGTAAGGTGAGGCTTCCTGACCTTGACTCGACCTTCACATGTTTCCTCCAGGCCTCTGAGACTCTGGGGGAGACGCTGGGCTCCGTCTGACTCAGGATGATCTGATCGTTGAACCTCCAGACCAGGCTGGCTGCAGACGAGTTGGAGTCAGAGCAGTGGAGGGTTGTTGTCCTGTAGGGGGCGCTGGTCACTGCTGCAGGGAAGCAGACAGGTGGGACAATAAAGTTTAGAGACAGAAAAGTTTTAATGCAGCTCATTGCTGCTTGTTCTGATGCCATGAAAGGATTCGGTTAAAGTTATTGTGagtatttttctctaaaattaAAGCTAACATGGAGGTAATTTATTAAAGAGACAAAACACTCACATTGTTCCCTGAACGTTGCTCTCctctggttcctcctggttctgatgctgcagcTGTAGATCCGATCTGGACCATCTGGACCCGTCAGAGAGCTGCTGACGTTGTAAAGTTGATCTTCAGTTTTCTGGATCCTGGTAGTTTCATTCAGAGTCGTGCTGGATGGAGGCTCAGTGGACCAGGTGAGTTCAGGTTGAGGGTAGAtcccctctgagctgcaggtgaTCCTGTTTCCATCCTGATGGATCCTGATGTCAGAAActggagctgcaggagaaacaaTTGATTAAACCTCACCAGCATTTATCTCTGCATCTCAATGGATGAAGATACTGTCAGTAAATAATgctgctgcactgcaaaaacacaaaatcaaaagtatttttggtttgatttttagCACAAATATCTTAGGacacttgaaatgagaaaaaactaacaagaaaagtttcagcaagaaataggagctggttttaagtcaataactttTGAATATTAAGTACAATTCAACTGTCAggttatttaacttataacaagtCATATTACAACTTActacaagacatttttacatggtgtaagttaaataatctgcctgtggaGTTAGTACTTTAAAAATCTAGATTAAGTCTTTATTGACTTAATCTCCtatcttgctggaaagttacttgtcagttttgttttatttcagctcaaCTAAGACACAAACACttggtaaaattaaatgtttgcagtgtttaACATAAGTTGATGGGTCTCCATCTTAGCTTCAGTATTTCAGCTTATAAAGAAATTCATCTCAGTAAATCTGAAGCTGATCAAAAGGTTTATTTATAGTCATTCAGGTCAAATAGGAAAATAACATGTGAATTaattagaaacagaaacagatgaatgaaaacatttaattctgcTGGTTAAATCCAGTCTGACCTACCATCAACTTTCAGGTTGATAAATAACTCATTGAATCCTTTGGTGGAGCTCTTGAGACAATGATATCTGCCTTCATCCTGAAGCTTCACTCCTGTTAGTTTCAGTGAGAAGTTATTTCTGGGAATCTGGTCCTTGAATAGTGAGGTTCTGTTTCTAAAGCGCTGGTTCTGGTTTCCCAGCTGGTCTTGGTTTTGGTAGAAGGAGTGAACATTTAGGTCTCCTTTCATATAAAACCAGTGGATGATTAATTCATCTCCATTATCTAAACTACAGGGGAGGATGCAGCTCTGCATGAAATGACAGGACATCTCTGAATCTGAAAGACAGTAAAGAAGAGAATCAGGAAAAATCAGGATTTATTCAGTTTGACTGAAGGGAAACAGATCATGAATAAAAACTGCTGTTGGTGCAAAATGTGAGTTTAGTTTCCCTCCTAAAtctctaaatcagtggtccccaaactacggcccgcgggccagattcggcccgccgccacatttggtccggccccctgaacaataccagagagaattcagattttttttcatatattgtattttccggtttatatgtggatttttcttcaaccaccagggggctctttagcaggaagtgtgtcctgtaaactgagggtgttttgttttgcatggcgcattgctgctgccatctgttggacttttggggaactgcttgacttttatgttatgtaatcagtacggttgtttgctagcggtagagcagataaCAAACACACGTGTCTTATACTTCAAAaggagcctttatgttaacatatgaggaggaattcatatgttaaagttactttgcTGCAAACCCCCCTCAACCATCCCACCGTCAACAATTTCCAGCAGCGCAGGCGATAAACGTGttacactttttctgttacaaactgactccggcccccaccagagaagggaaaagttatgtggccctcataggaaaaagtttggggaccactgatctaaatacaaagaaagactctcagctaaaataaatagaatatcTTCGCATGAACAAAccatgtttgcatttaaataaaatgtaatgcacACATGAAGGGAAGGTCCAGATAGACTCTTCACCATGTTGCACCGTGCAGAGTTATCAGGCTCCATGATCTCTGAGAAAACATGTTAATCCTTCACTGAGGATCATAATCGTCTAAAACTGGAAGTAGAACCGAAAACACTCACCTgatgaggagaaagaaaagaaaagacactCTGTGATCACAAGAATCACAAAGATTTTCACTCCATAATGTTCCCGACGCATTTCATGtgcagaggagcagaaaaatCTACTTCCTTCTTTTCCATCTCTTCATCAAATCTGCTCCTCCTTCGACGTGCTGAGACTTGAATGGAATGGAAACAAATCTGGATTTAGACCATTTAGATCAAGTTTCCCTCAGT
Protein-coding regions in this window:
- the LOC108165689 gene encoding CD276 antigen-like — protein: MRREHYGVKIFVILVITECLFFSFSSSDSEMSCHFMQSCILPCSLDNGDELIIHWFYMKGDLNVHSFYQNQDQLGNQNQRFRNRTSLFKDQIPRNNFSLKLTGVKLQDEGRYHCLKSSTKGFNELFINLKVDAPVSDIRIHQDGNRITCSSEGIYPQPELTWSTEPPSSTTLNETTRIQKTEDQLYNVSSSLTGPDGPDRIYSCSIRTRRNQRRATFREQSVTSAPYRTTTLHCSDSNSSAASLVWRFNDQIILSQTEPSVSPRVSEAWRKHVKVESRSGSLTLQDMTSQREGVYTCELSNKDETIITKTCVRINQESRTHHQISIIIGVVVVVGVFIVAAIIIWKKCCRNAGGA